The Chitinophaga pinensis DSM 2588 region AGGAGTTTCCTCATATTTCAGCTTGGTCAGGTCTTTTTCGAATACAGGCACTCCCTCTTTATCAAAAGAGGATGGAATAGCCTCTGATACCTGGTTATTTTCCAGTTTGAACACGACAGGTCTTACACTGGTCTGGCCCTCACTCATAAAGCGATATTCTGCCTCAATGATGTTGTTATTGATCGTACCGGTAATAGTACCCAGGTTTTTGTCTTTTTCAAAGAGACGGTACTCCAGATGTCCATTGATAACTTCATTGTCTGTTTCAAACTGCAGATAAGAAGTATCCTTACCAGAGATACGGGTAAAGCATTGAGGACCTGCTGCTACCATCGCCGGGGCGGTAACAGTGCTGTCTTTCCCTTCCGTTTCGGAACTTGTACTGGCAGATTGTTGACAACTTAGCATGGTCAGTAAGGCGGCAGCTACAAAATATAGTTTCATGTGACTGGTTTTTGCCTTATAGAACGAATAGTGTGCCAAGGAGTTACTTTATTATGTTAATTTATTTCCCCCAGAAACGGTCCTCCTGTTCCAGGTCACTGGAATAGATCTTTGCCTTGACAATCTTGCCCGCTGTAACGGTATAAACGTCAATGTTATCCACATCGAGTCTGTCTCCTGCTGCCCCTTCGGCTGTCCATTGGATAAGGCAGGCCACGCTGTTGCCGCTGACCGCGATATCCTTGATCTTTGTCAGTGAGAGGGTATTATTGGTATGGGCAAACATGCCACCTACCATCTGGAATACCTCATTAATATCCTTTTTAAAGCCGGAAAAGCGGTTTTCACCAGGTTGTTCCCATTCTACGGCTGGATCGAGTAAAGCTGCCAGTGTCTGATTGTCTCCCTGCTGTACTGCT contains the following coding sequences:
- a CDS encoding nuclear transport factor 2 family protein — translated: MENQAKQIVTQFLTAVQQGDNQTLAALLDPAVEWEQPGENRFSGFKKDINEVFQMVGGMFAHTNNTLSLTKIKDIAVSGNSVACLIQWTAEGAAGDRLDVDNIDVYTVTAGKIVKAKIYSSDLEQEDRFWGK